The Brachypodium distachyon strain Bd21 chromosome 4, Brachypodium_distachyon_v3.0, whole genome shotgun sequence nucleotide sequence GGGCGGCGAAGGACTGGCTGATAGAACAGAGACCCCACCTAGAAACCCATACTGTCACACCTTCACCTTCTGAAAATACTACAAAATAAGCAGAGCTCAGAGAGCACCAAAAGACACAAACCTAGTACCTGCTTGCTTCTGCTCCAGGAGCAAATTAAGGAGGAGTAGTGCCACACCCGGAACCTATGAAAACCCTGGAGCGTTGATCAATATGCATTGTGCAACAAATAGCTTCTTATTTTCAGAAAGAAATGGAATCTGCCACCGATACGAATTAGACTAGTTTTTATCATACATAttcatttgatttgatttggtttGATGTGTTCACTAGATTTGGTTTTAAAGTAAATAAAAAGAATAACATGAAAGAAGAGAAATTTGGGGGGAGAGGGCAGGGGAAGTTGCAGAGGACTAGAGGAGAGTTACCTCGACTACTATCGATTGGGGGCAGGGGGCTGGATGTTCCAGTGCTGGGAGTCGTGGAGGGAGACGACGATTCGGCAATGGCCGGGCGGCCGGAGCGATGGCGAGCCGTGAACCCTGGCGCCATCGGCGGGCGGGGGAGGGGGGCAGCCTCGTGGGTGGGGGAAGCTCCTGGTGGCGGCGAgctgcggtggccggcggcggccacggttCGGTCTCTCTCCGTCTCTCGCTAGTCGGCACTCCCCCTTTTTTAAATTAGCGAAAGTCGGCactcccctttttttttgagcgaaagtCGGGCACTCCCCTGATTTCTCCCGACAGACCGGGCCGTTTTCGTtggctgggcctgggcctagGAACCTGTCTGCGGTTGGCTAAGCGTGGGCTGCACCCCAGGCTGAGGCCCAGTTATTTTTCCATTTGACGCAAGATTCCAGCCTTATATGTATGGGCCCAATATGTGTGGGCCCAATGCGGGATCAAGGCCCAGTGATCTTTCTTCGgttcaaacttttttttggagcTACTCCACCGGGCATTTTGACCCCGTTTTTCTTGTGATCTAGCatctcacattttttttcgagaaggCCAACCcatatattaaatcaaccaACCCCTACAGAACCAttttttaagtaaaaaaaaattatatgcaaGATTTTGTAAGTAAAGGTTGTTGTTCTCCTCCTGCACTCGTCGGTGGCGTGCCGTGAGCGAAACTCGATGCTCCCTCTAGACCTCCGAACCATGTCGGAGCCACGAAAACGTTGTTGACGTAGCAGCCGGGAAGTCACCGATCGGAGCTAGAAGATGCCAACGACAGTGATCTGAGAAACAAACCACCTTCCCGACAAAAAAACGACGAAGAGGGTTGGATGACCATCTCAGATCCGGCCAGACGAATCCGAGAAGACCTAGTCGTAGTAACTCCACGATGAGGTCGAAGTTGACCGAGTCTCACCGATCGTTTAAGGAACAAAAAAACTGATACACGCAGATGACatgcaaaacacaaacacaaatcAGATCCACCACTCAAGAAGACCAGGGACCAACTGTCCCGCACTCCTCAACGCCGCCGGCAGGATCATCGTCAACGAGGTGGACGAGGAGTCAGGAAAATCTTATTCTTGACTTGCACAGTGCCACCGTCACCACCATAGTGTCGCTGCCGTTTGACCAAATCCTAACTTTTGAGAAACTACGGGCCTGTTTGGTTTATGCCCAATATAGCCTTACCAAATGTTGGCAAAATTTGGCTTGCCAATTATTGGGCCAACAATTTTTAAGCCCACACTTGATCAAAGATTTGGCAAAAATCTGTAAGAGGGATAGCTAGAAGGTCattggcaaccaaatttttgaTAACAAAACAAGCATGCGTCAAATTTTAGTGGGTTGCCAATATTTTGACATGACTAGAGTTGGCTCGCAAccaaattttaaaaacaaaacaaacatgcaCCAAATTTTAGTGGGTTGCCAATATTTTGACATGACTAGAGttggctcaaaccaaacaggccctGCTATATCACGAAGCGTAAAGGAGGCAAATACCTCGTTCCTTGCTGGCCGGCGATACCAGATCGATCTGGTGGCGCTGGGAGGGCGGCTAGGGTTGTTGGTTCAATTGAGCATCTGACATTGTTCCTACAAAAGAATTCCCGGACAATCTAACTGGGGAACGTGGCCAGCGTTGTCTTACCGTACGGCGTTGCTGGAGATTCGTGCGACACGATCGAGCGACAGCCCCCGACTCTTCTCCTCTTTCCTCCGGTCCTTCCGATCTCGTCTCTCCTCCCCCGATCTCGTCTCTCCTCCAGATTGCTCTTGTCTGCGGCACGAGGCGACGACCAGGAAGGGCAGCGGCTGCAAGCGGCGCACGGGGCGGCCGCGAATtagagcagcggcggagcgcgCGGGGCCTCGGCCGCGAAGAGCTCGCGGCGACGGTGCGGGGCGACGACCACgaagggcagcggcggcacgcggcgcgcggggcggccgCGAAGCGCAAGGGCAGTGCGCGTTGGGCCTCGGCCGCGAAgggctcgcggcggcggtgcgggccGATGACCACGAaggggcagcggcggaggctgCAAGCGGCGCGCGGGGAGGCCGCTCCAAGGGGCACGCGGCTGCTGCGAAGAGCAGCGGAAGCGACGGCTGCAAGGGGCGCGGGGCGGTCACGAAGAAGAGCGGCCGCGAAGAGCAGCGGCCCCTGCAAAAGGGCTCCCGGCGCAGCGGGGCCAGGGTCGCCCTCGGACCCTCGCGCGTGCTCAGAACGGCGCCACCTCCCTGCCACTGGCGCACTTCGGCTTCGTGGCGTGCAACACTTACGGAAGCGCGAGGTACTGTTGCAGCAACGAGTACGGCacgccggtggcggcgtgcGGACCAACAAGGTACTCAGAGGGTGAAGCCGCGCGagcagaggcggcggagcCTCACGAGCAGTGGCTTGGAGCAACGGTGCTACGCAGGCAAGGGGTGAAGCAGTTAGCGCGCGGCGGGGAAGGGCGtgccgcggcggtggcggggaaGGTGGCAAAGCAGGTGCGCGATGGAGTGCAGCAGCGAAGAAGGGCGCGACGCTAGCGGCGGCGAAGCAGGGCGCGGCGGTAGCAGCGGTGACAAAGTAGGGCGCATGACGGCAGGAGCAACGAAGCAAGTAAAAGATGTATTTGACATATGAGCATGGCGCATGACGGCGGGAGCTGTTAGGCATTGAGACGAGTATGAACCTTGTCATGTTCCATCAAGTGTATTTGACATATGATAACAATTGCATCTCAATTTATCCTTGTTGTTTTACCATGGTTCATCATTTTTGTTGTTAACCTGGATGATGCCCAGTTAACCTGATAAGCATGCGCGGTTAACCTCTAAAATATGTCTAGTTAACCTGGTAATTAGGGACGGTTAATGCACGGTTTAACATGGTAATTCGGCATGGTAAACCTAATAAGCGGGCTTAGTTAACTTGGCAATCAGGCACTTGTAACCTGGTAAGCAGTCTTAATTAACCTGGTAACGAGACATGCAATGTGATAAATAGACACATTTAATCTGGTAAACAAGCTATATTATCTTGATGAATCAATGAAAATAACCTAGTAAACAAGTGATTATTAACTTGGTAGACGAGTTACTATAATCTGGCAAACAAGCGATATTAACCTGGTAAAGAAGTGACTATAACCTGGTCCATTAATGTGATAATTGAGTGATTTTTAACCTGATAAACGAATGACACCAACCTGGTAAACAAAGTGATACTAACCTGGTAAACAAGTGACTATAACCTGGTAAACGAGTGATCATAAGCTAGTAGTGATTTTTAACCTGATAAACGAGTGACACCAACCTGATAAACAAGTGATATTTAACCCGGTAAACAAGTGATTATAATCTGGTAAACGAGTGATTATAACATAGTACTAAACTAGTGACATAGTGAAGTCTCTAAGCAAGTAAAATTTGTCATCAGATCATAAAAGTACAACCAAATCATCTAAAGTGGACGTCGCACGCTAGTGCAAGGTTGCACACGTCCCgttcaaaagaaaaacgaagCGTGGGCTGGGTGAAACATGCGAGATGTCTGGCCGCTTCCCAAGTATGTTGTTGTGCGCACGTGGCCCGTAGCAGGGCGCACGGCGACAACGGCAACGGTGCCGGCATCGCAGCAGCGGCGAAGCTAGGTAGCGCGGTCGCAACAAATGCCAGATCAGGCTCGGCCGCAGGGACGACGGGACATATGACGCTGCCACGGTGGAGCAAGTACCATGGTTACTCCTTTTTGCGCAATACAGTCGGATAGCACaaggatgtttttttttgaaacatatTCGAGTAAGATCTCGTTTTGAAACAATTATCGATATGAATCTAACCGTGAAGACAGATCGTAAATCCGACACACACTTTGAGCTATATAAAATTCTGAAATTTCGAAATGAACTAGTACAAAAGTCCTTTTGTATGAGCTGGCTACACCTAGGAGAAACGCAAAACGGGCCGCGCCTGCCTCCGCTCGCTCGCGCTGCGCCCACTCCCGCCTCGCTCGCCCGCTCGCGATGCGCCCGCTCACGCCCGCGGCCCCTTGTCAGGCGCCGCATTGTTTCGACGggatataaataaataaacaatcCTCGTggatataaataaataaacaaacaaacaaacatgctTGTTTCGACGGGATCAAGTCGATCCATCCACTTTAAGTAGAATCTGGATAATCCAAGTGGGCCACATTGGTTATGAACCACACCACGTGGTGGATTAAGTGCAACATCTTTGGACACATGGTGGCACTTTTTGCTGACAGCGTTCGTACGTGTTCAGTCTTCGTTGTACAATAAGTTTGGAACAGAGAGCAGAAAAGGCAACTTGCAAGTAAATATATCTGCCATTCTGCAAAACGTGAACAATTCATCTTGATCTTGCTACGAATGAATGGACTACTTATTTAGCATATCTAAGCATTGCTATCTTCTGTTtcaaaatgaacaaaaaaaaaaatgttatcgTGTTTTGTGGCACACGTCTTCGGAGGTTTGGTTTTGCCTGAATTTTAAGATGATCCACGcgtgaaaagaaagaaaacattaAACACGATCGGTAAACAAACGTCCCACTGCCACCAACTGACATCATAAAAGGGGATACTTTAAAAGTTGTAAAGTTGGGCTTGAAATCATAAACAGAGTAACTTCTtgtttaatattttttgtgcTGAATGATAAATTAGACCGACACTGTACTAATTAAGCAACCATGATTATCTTATCTCTTAATACACCGCGCCATCAAACAAATATCTAAAAGCATAGTAcagtgtccgtgcgttgccacggtcTCTTATACATATGCACATGAAAGTTCATGTTTATAGAAAGAACAACGATTTAATCTGGCATCAGCGAGTTACAGAACCGAGGAGTTACAGAATGCAACATCAGTGGCAAATCTTCTGTTTACGGCTAATGCATGCATTTCCTTTACGAAATCAAGATCAGACAACAATCCACGGTCACGCTGGTTATCGTCATGAGATGCGGCTCCACTTGATCATCTCTGTGCACGTGAAGAAATAACTCCAGCCCCGCCTCACACTCATGGTTCTCAGAATGTCCATCAACCATCGCGTTTCATGAGATGCAGTCCGTCAAACACCTTCCGGACATCCTCAACAACATCACCACACTTGGAATACATAGTCACACAGTGCATTCAACACGTCGACCTCGACTCACATCCCGGTCAGGCATTTTCACGAACACCCTCCACGCGTGCCATGACTCCCCGAACTGGACGAGCATGCCGAACACGGCGTTCCTGAGGCGGAGCCCGAAGGTGGCGTATGTGACGGGCACGCGTGCAATCCGTGCtccgcggcgcggcgcacTCGCAGAGGTGGAAGAGCGCCACTCAGGTGTCCTCGTCGGGTGGCTCCATGGAGGACTCAAGCAGCCAGAGCGCATTGGGCAACTCCTCATGGGCGCAGAGCGCTCGCAGCACCACGCTCGGGTCAGCGGAGGACGTGGAGGCCCCCGCTGATGACGCTGACGACACCGAGCCGGTGGCGCGAGGAGACCGGGCGGGCCATGAGCTGAGGCGTTGGTTCCGTGGGCGCGTGGGCGGAGGGTTGCGGGGAGCGGACAGAGGCAAGGAGGAGCGGGGAGGGAACATGTGGTGCTTGGTGGACGTAGGAGGAGTTAGACACAcacagccaccgccgccgcccggatctcaagctgccgccgccgccacccacctCTGTGCCGCAGGCATCACGACGGGTGCGGACCGTGGGTTGATTCTTGAAAACCGGAGGGGGCAAAACGCAAATATGCctggcggacgacgacgaaagaAACACTCCTCCCTTTATTATAAGGTGTAGATCTAGATTGACGATGGTTTCTCTATGGTTGGTTACCGATGCTACAATTTACTCTGATTAGCCACCATAAGTAAATTGCATTTTGCCTTCGTAATCTCATCTTTTTTATACTTCCATTGAAGGGACAAGTAGCCTATCTCCTGTTGACTCGTTGGATATGTCTTGGTCATAGCAGCCACCACACAATGGCCCAATTGTACGtcattttatttatgaaaaTTATCTAAATGGTCGCCGACAGCCTATCGGTTTTGCCACGTCGGATTTTCTTGGTCATAGCAGCCACCCTCCACCGTTAGTGCCCCTTATTAATCTAGCACTGGACTATAATTATAAAGTGATTTAGATTAGGTGTCTCAAAAAAGGGGTCAAGGATTCGAGGAAATTTGGGGCGGCTCTCACTTTTGGATGTACTTTTGTTTGTGCAAGAATTACTCTAAAAATTTACAGTatttcagaaagaaaacatCTAGGAATTTCCAAAGGATGAAAAAATAGCAGCATTAATTCGTCTGTTGAGCCGAcatttcagaaagaaaaaagttcaTAAACATTGCAGGAGCACTGCCTATCCTGCTAAGAAGATCTGTCATCTTATTCTACCCAATAACAGTGTTTACAT carries:
- the LOC104584633 gene encoding uncharacterized protein LOC104584633, encoding MRSCPMRSGCLSPPWSHPTRTPEWRSSTSASAPRRGARIARVPVTYATFGLRLRNAVFGMLVQFGESWHAWRVFVKMPDRDVGVTRLSGGVPTSERRRETEPWPPPATAARRHQELPPPTRLPPSPARRWRQGSRLAIAPAARPLPNRRLPPRLPALEHPAPCPQSIVVEGFHRFRVWHYSSLICSWSRSKQVGSLFYQPVLRRPMGRLEKHAVDGSAVAALDLNHTGALEFCYTHRT